From a region of the Methanobrevibacter sp. V74 genome:
- a CDS encoding helix-turn-helix domain-containing protein: MEIIDKLEEQGIAELDKYLKEYRQAHNIYMRLLAVRMVKLGETRTTVGEFIRKDRKTVGNWVKDYDEYGIEGLIPDYSNCGTKSKLTNDQLIELKILLSDPDKHYTIIGAQELIKERFGVKYSYKQVWEITRKKLGFNYCKPFLIYNEAPADAEEILLKKCS, encoded by the coding sequence ATGGAAATTATAGATAAACTCGAAGAACAAGGAATCGCAGAACTTGATAAATATTTAAAAGAATATAGGCAAGCACACAATATTTATATGAGATTATTAGCAGTTAGAATGGTTAAATTGGGTGAAACTAGAACTACAGTTGGGGAATTCATTCGTAAGGATAGAAAAACAGTAGGAAATTGGGTTAAAGATTATGATGAATATGGAATCGAAGGTTTAATACCAGATTACTCAAATTGCGGTACAAAATCCAAATTAACTAATGATCAGTTAATTGAATTAAAAATACTCTTAAGTGATCCCGATAAACATTACACCATTATTGGTGCACAAGAACTAATTAAAGAGAGATTTGGAGTCAAATATTCTTATAAACAAGTTTGGGAAATTACAAGAAAGAAATTAGGGTTTAATTATTGTAAACCGTTCCTTATTTACAATGAAGCTCCAGCAGATGCCGAAGAAATACTTTTAAAAAAATGTTCGTAA
- a CDS encoding right-handed parallel beta-helix repeat-containing protein, with protein MEKSFKFSLILLVVFVLIGSLNMVSASIDIVNEAVLDDSSLSSDTLEDVVSVNDNIVYVSNYGNDESGNGSIDSPYASLSQAINKSENGYVICLNGSFSGEKNCNLFIDKNLSITSFGLSYINGGSKNRIFNVLEGCTFSVSNLSFSYADVSNLDNSNGGAIYSEGILIIQRCEFNYCTANNGGAIYSKGKLILNNSRFYYNRAIAYGGTIYCSADNSLVNNSIFKKNCAKSKTTGVSGGAISNFGNNFTVSCSLFEGNYAKETSKVKNDPIYGGAISNYGKGFYVYGCDFIGNYVEVRTDAGSGEVCLNIAEGGAIYTVAGAKVENCHFDKDTAHCRYSSNQINIYGNRCYGGAISIASGKSFYLLNNTFTNCSSANGVVKNDANYAIFENNTFDNNKAMFMGSSIYDNGENNLYIGNTFLNNNDSKNQAQGTVYANACNVTFENNTFLNNYDTSGSVYSFNNAAIYIYNPTFKGGSDAGNTNIKISNNKFNGNDMGIYLYCSGGAKISNNKFTNQRQNAIQTYAGRDLNILDNYFENNHGYHGAVDIGSRNTLIKGNTFVNNTGVVAGAIGLLCREDLTIDSNTFIGNHVTSEGGGDIYSIYGDMKITNNDFVINSIYKDESSIYTKYGKINAINNKFTISNNLHKIIKQRGQIEYYLNNVIYDNTPVNDDGSVNNSSVENLVDLHKRTKDDFIYYRNATENNVNLDDDSDPIDSGNTEPKHIEEMINDIVDDITDIINDITDIIDNINGSSDGSSDGSFISSVGTLNSNSSITNSSSDVGKSHELDKDQSIEVSSQPTTDSAKEISSEELSRSIAYDLSEKKPATSINSNMNLFAILIIVLAILLIYGCYRGRKDI; from the coding sequence ATGGAAAAATCTTTTAAGTTTTCATTGATTCTTTTAGTTGTTTTTGTACTTATTGGATCATTAAATATGGTTTCTGCCTCTATTGATATTGTCAATGAAGCAGTTTTAGATGATTCCTCTTTATCTTCTGATACGTTGGAAGATGTTGTTTCTGTAAATGATAATATTGTGTATGTCTCAAATTATGGTAATGATGAAAGTGGTAATGGTTCTATAGATTCTCCTTATGCAAGTTTATCTCAAGCAATTAACAAATCTGAAAATGGTTATGTAATATGCTTGAATGGTTCTTTTTCTGGTGAAAAAAATTGTAATTTATTTATAGATAAAAATTTATCAATTACTTCTTTTGGTCTTTCATATATTAATGGTGGTTCTAAAAATAGGATTTTTAATGTTTTAGAAGGATGTACTTTTTCTGTTAGTAATTTATCTTTTTCATATGCTGATGTTTCTAATTTAGATAATTCTAATGGTGGGGCTATATATTCAGAAGGTATTTTAATTATTCAAAGATGTGAATTTAACTATTGTACTGCTAATAATGGAGGAGCCATTTATTCTAAAGGCAAATTAATATTAAACAATTCTAGATTCTATTATAATAGAGCAATAGCATACGGAGGAACTATATACTGCTCAGCTGATAATAGTTTAGTTAATAATTCTATTTTTAAAAAGAATTGTGCTAAGAGTAAAACTACTGGAGTTTCTGGTGGTGCTATTTCTAATTTTGGTAATAATTTCACTGTTTCTTGTTCTCTATTTGAGGGTAATTATGCGAAAGAAACTAGTAAAGTTAAAAATGATCCAATTTATGGTGGTGCTATTTCTAATTATGGAAAAGGATTTTATGTCTATGGTTGTGACTTTATAGGTAATTATGTTGAAGTTAGAACTGATGCTGGTTCTGGTGAAGTTTGTTTAAATATTGCTGAAGGTGGTGCTATTTATACTGTTGCAGGTGCTAAAGTAGAAAATTGTCATTTTGATAAGGATACTGCTCATTGTAGATATTCTAGCAATCAAATTAATATCTATGGTAATAGATGTTATGGTGGTGCTATTAGTATTGCTTCAGGTAAAAGTTTTTATCTTTTAAATAATACTTTCACAAATTGTAGTTCTGCTAATGGTGTTGTGAAAAATGATGCTAATTATGCTATATTTGAAAATAACACTTTTGATAATAATAAAGCAATGTTTATGGGTTCTTCAATATATGATAATGGTGAAAATAATCTTTATATTGGTAATACTTTCTTAAATAATAATGATTCTAAAAATCAAGCTCAGGGAACTGTATATGCTAATGCTTGTAATGTAACTTTTGAAAATAATACTTTTCTTAATAATTATGATACAAGTGGTAGTGTATATTCTTTTAATAATGCTGCTATTTATATTTATAATCCTACTTTTAAAGGAGGATCAGATGCAGGAAATACTAATATTAAAATCTCAAATAATAAGTTTAATGGTAATGATATGGGTATTTATTTATATTGTTCTGGTGGAGCTAAAATTTCAAATAATAAATTCACTAATCAAAGACAAAATGCTATTCAAACTTATGCAGGTAGGGATTTAAATATTTTAGATAATTATTTTGAGAATAATCATGGATATCATGGTGCTGTTGATATAGGTTCTCGTAACACTCTTATTAAAGGCAATACATTTGTCAATAACACTGGTGTTGTTGCAGGAGCTATTGGTCTTTTATGTAGGGAAGATTTAACAATTGATTCTAATACTTTCATAGGCAATCATGTTACTTCTGAGGGTGGTGGAGATATTTACTCAATTTATGGGGATATGAAGATAACAAATAATGATTTTGTTATTAATTCTATTTATAAAGATGAAAGTTCTATCTATACAAAATATGGTAAGATTAATGCTATAAATAATAAATTCACTATTTCGAATAATCTACATAAAATTATTAAACAAAGAGGTCAAATTGAATATTATTTGAATAATGTTATTTATGATAATACTCCGGTAAATGATGATGGTAGTGTAAATAATTCTTCTGTTGAGAATCTTGTAGACCTTCATAAAAGAACTAAGGATGATTTTATTTATTATCGTAATGCTACTGAGAATAATGTTAATTTAGATGATGACTCCGACCCTATTGATTCTGGTAATACTGAACCAAAGCATATAGAAGAGATGATTAATGACATTGTTGATGATATAACTGATATTATTAATGATATAACTGATATTATTGATAATATAAATGGTTCTAGTGATGGAAGTTCTGATGGTTCTTTTATTTCTTCTGTTGGAACATTAAATTCTAATAGTTCTATTACTAATAGTTCTTCAGATGTTGGTAAATCTCATGAGCTTGATAAAGATCAAAGTATTGAAGTTAGTTCTCAACCAACTACTGATTCTGCTAAGGAAATAAGTTCTGAAGAACTTTCTCGATCAATTGCTTATGATTTATCCGAAAAAAAACCAGCTACTTCAATTAATTCTAATATGAATCTATTTGCTATTTTGATTATTGTTTTAGCCATATTGTTAATTTATGGATGTTATAGAGGTAGAAAAGATATTTAA